From the Verrucomicrobiota bacterium genome, one window contains:
- a CDS encoding dehydrogenase has translation MNSVLRFALGCLCLSVVGPPVFAAGRQLTGVYTPTQTPALPPAEAQKKFALPPGFEIRIFAAEPDVVNPVAMTWDERGRLWVVELYEYPLGAPAGKKPRDNVKVLEDTDGDGRADKVTVFADGLNLATGVLVGNGGVYVGQAPHLLFLEDTNGDDVADKKTVLMTGFGLEDRHELLNSFTWGPDGWLYMTHGVFTHSKVKDPDQPGEPAVIMTAAVARLHPRTKKFEVFAEGTSNPWGVDFDRAGNAFVTACVIDHMFHMAPGGIYARQAGTPPHPYAYQLLPSIVDHKHFRAAYAGVQIYQGDQYPAEYLGTAFMGNIHDSAVHQDRLTPNGSSFKASFIRDFVRANDGWFRPVSTQVGPDGALWIMDWYDKYPCYQNANADPEGVDREHGRIWRVVYVGEQPGKPVPPRPANLNLAKLSSDELVSTLAHRNVWHRRTAQRILNERRDARTKAPLQNLLREGRTLEARLAALWTLHSSGLLDDATLDSLTTDKEAAIRTWVARLTGERREASERALTRLQALAEDPDNSVRLGVATAARQFISGSLTVNTPVPAALTDADTGPILATLVRYSDSSADPVLPFMIWMAAEPLAARDPQPALDWLIENGPDSMPLSGELTRKLMRRLCDTQDSAKLDAAVEFVQAIPESASALAVAALDGLIEGQKGKALVPSRPPGAFVARLSKSASPDVASRARQLGTLWGDAAALSATLKLVENSQASLEQRLQALQSVKQQKTDAVREALVRLLGQTSAERLAQETLRALGEIGGDSLPEEIMRRWKAFSPATQRVAAEVLTSRGNWTRAFITALESKTVSPSDLPVTVVRSLVNSRDDYARNRAQKIIGRVRDTDADKLKLIAAKKRIVIHGEADVNAGREIARKTCFTCHKLHNEGADVGPDLTGVGRSTLDALLANIIDPNQIIGKGYENVEVETKDGRTVSGRLVEDTETRIRLLAQGPKEEVIAKSNIASMRVSEVSVMPEGLEQMPDADFQNLIWFFLNPPEDNRPLTPDLRKQLIGDERTTSAIEPPRDGESVALWNPQWRVICPDIEGAPAKLAEYAGHKNVLMTHPFNHDTGAALERAIEVPGGKRTVLTVEAASHERGDWELRVLADGKLLKKEIIGRSGERWKQIQVDLSPYAGQRTLVRLENCANDWAWEFGYWGKIELKSAEL, from the coding sequence ATGAACTCTGTCCTCCGCTTCGCTCTCGGTTGTCTTTGTCTCTCCGTTGTAGGCCCACCGGTGTTTGCCGCAGGACGCCAGTTGACCGGCGTTTACACGCCGACGCAAACGCCCGCCTTGCCTCCCGCCGAAGCTCAGAAGAAGTTCGCATTGCCGCCCGGCTTTGAAATTCGGATTTTTGCTGCTGAGCCCGACGTGGTGAATCCGGTCGCGATGACCTGGGACGAACGCGGCCGTCTCTGGGTCGTCGAGCTTTATGAATATCCGCTCGGCGCCCCGGCGGGAAAGAAACCTCGCGACAATGTCAAAGTGCTCGAAGACACCGACGGCGACGGACGCGCGGACAAGGTCACTGTCTTCGCCGATGGACTGAATCTGGCGACCGGCGTGCTCGTGGGCAACGGCGGCGTGTATGTCGGCCAGGCGCCCCACTTGCTTTTCCTCGAAGACACCAACGGCGACGACGTTGCGGACAAGAAGACAGTGCTGATGACCGGCTTCGGCCTGGAGGACCGCCACGAGTTGCTCAACAGTTTCACCTGGGGACCGGACGGATGGCTTTACATGACGCACGGGGTTTTCACCCACTCGAAAGTCAAAGACCCAGACCAGCCAGGCGAGCCGGCGGTGATCATGACGGCAGCGGTGGCGCGCCTTCACCCGCGCACGAAGAAATTCGAAGTGTTTGCCGAAGGCACGAGCAATCCGTGGGGCGTGGATTTCGATCGCGCGGGCAATGCCTTTGTGACCGCGTGCGTGATCGATCACATGTTCCACATGGCGCCCGGCGGCATTTACGCGCGGCAAGCGGGCACGCCGCCGCATCCGTACGCTTACCAACTTCTACCCTCCATCGTGGACCACAAACATTTTCGCGCGGCGTACGCCGGCGTCCAGATTTACCAGGGCGACCAGTATCCGGCCGAGTATCTGGGCACGGCATTCATGGGGAACATTCACGACAGCGCGGTTCATCAGGACCGCCTGACACCGAACGGATCGAGCTTCAAAGCGTCGTTCATCCGGGATTTTGTCCGCGCGAACGACGGATGGTTCCGCCCGGTCAGCACACAGGTCGGCCCCGACGGCGCGCTCTGGATCATGGATTGGTATGACAAATACCCGTGTTACCAGAACGCGAACGCGGATCCCGAAGGCGTCGATCGCGAGCACGGCCGCATCTGGCGCGTCGTTTATGTGGGCGAACAACCGGGGAAACCGGTGCCGCCTCGACCCGCGAACTTGAATCTGGCCAAACTGAGCAGCGACGAATTGGTTTCCACGCTCGCCCACCGCAACGTCTGGCATCGGCGCACAGCGCAACGAATCTTGAATGAACGGCGCGACGCTCGGACGAAAGCGCCGTTGCAGAATTTGCTCCGCGAAGGCCGAACGCTTGAGGCGCGCCTGGCCGCCCTCTGGACGCTCCACTCGTCCGGCCTGCTGGACGACGCCACGCTCGATAGTCTAACGACGGACAAAGAAGCAGCCATTCGCACGTGGGTCGCGCGCTTGACCGGTGAACGTCGCGAAGCTTCGGAGCGCGCGCTTACAAGGCTTCAGGCCTTAGCGGAGGATCCCGACAACTCTGTGCGCCTGGGCGTGGCCACGGCGGCGCGCCAATTCATTTCCGGTTCGCTCACGGTGAACACGCCAGTTCCCGCGGCGCTCACCGACGCCGATACCGGCCCGATTCTCGCCACGCTGGTCCGATATTCCGATTCGAGCGCGGATCCGGTGTTGCCATTCATGATCTGGATGGCGGCCGAACCTTTGGCCGCTCGTGATCCTCAACCCGCCCTGGATTGGTTGATCGAGAATGGTCCGGACTCCATGCCGCTCAGCGGCGAACTCACGCGCAAGTTGATGCGCCGGTTGTGCGACACGCAAGACTCGGCGAAACTCGACGCCGCCGTGGAATTCGTGCAAGCGATTCCGGAAAGCGCCTCCGCCCTGGCCGTGGCCGCGTTGGACGGATTGATCGAAGGACAGAAAGGCAAGGCGCTTGTGCCATCCAGGCCGCCGGGAGCCTTTGTGGCCCGGCTCAGCAAAAGCGCCAGTCCGGACGTCGCGTCGCGCGCCCGCCAGCTTGGCACGTTGTGGGGCGACGCCGCGGCGTTGAGCGCGACGTTGAAGTTGGTCGAGAATTCGCAGGCCAGCCTCGAACAAAGGCTTCAAGCCTTGCAATCGGTGAAACAGCAAAAGACCGACGCCGTGCGCGAGGCGCTGGTGAGGTTGCTGGGGCAAACTTCGGCTGAACGGCTCGCGCAGGAAACGCTGCGGGCCTTGGGCGAAATCGGCGGCGACTCGCTGCCCGAGGAAATCATGCGCCGCTGGAAAGCGTTTTCGCCCGCGACACAGCGTGTCGCAGCCGAAGTCCTGACTTCGCGCGGCAATTGGACGCGCGCCTTCATCACGGCGTTGGAGAGCAAGACAGTTTCTCCGAGCGACCTGCCGGTGACCGTGGTGCGTTCGCTGGTGAATTCGCGCGACGATTATGCTCGCAACCGCGCCCAGAAAATTATCGGCCGCGTGCGCGACACCGATGCGGACAAATTGAAACTCATCGCGGCCAAGAAACGCATCGTCATTCATGGGGAGGCCGACGTGAATGCGGGACGCGAGATCGCGCGGAAAACATGCTTCACCTGCCACAAACTCCACAACGAAGGCGCAGACGTGGGACCCGATTTGACCGGCGTCGGGCGATCGACGTTGGACGCCCTGCTCGCCAACATCATCGATCCCAATCAAATCATCGGAAAAGGGTACGAAAACGTGGAGGTGGAAACCAAAGATGGCCGCACGGTGAGCGGGCGGCTGGTGGAGGACACGGAGACCCGCATCCGCTTGCTGGCGCAAGGACCCAAAGAAGAAGTCATCGCCAAGTCAAACATTGCCTCCATGCGCGTCAGCGAAGTGTCGGTCATGCCGGAAGGATTGGAGCAAATGCCCGACGCCGATTTCCAGAATTTGATCTGGTTCTTTCTGAATCCGCCGGAAGACAACCGGCCCCTGACGCCCGACCTGCGCAAGCAGTTGATCGGGGACGAGCGCACCACTTCGGCGATTGAACCGCCGCGCGACGGGGAATCGGTGGCGTTGTGGAATCCGCAGTGGCGCGTGATCTGTCCGGACATCGAAGGGGCGCCCGCGAAGCTCGCGGAATATGCCGGACATAAGAATGTCCTGATGACCCACCCGTTCAATCACGACACCGGCGCGGCATTGGAGCGCGCGATCGAAGTGCCCGGCGGAAAGCGAACGGTGCTCACCGTAGAAGCCGCGTCGCACGAGCGGGGCGATTGGGAGTTGCGCGTGCTGGCGGATGGCAAGTTGCTGAAGAAGGAAATCATCGGACGAAGCGGCGAACGCTGGAAACAAATCCAGGTGGACTTGTCGCCGTACGCCGGGCAAAGAACGCTGGTGCGCCTGGAGAACTGCGCCAATGATTGGGCCTGGGAATTCGGGTACTGGGGGAAGATCGAGTTGAAATCGGCGGAGTTATGA